The Xyrauchen texanus isolate HMW12.3.18 chromosome 38, RBS_HiC_50CHRs, whole genome shotgun sequence genome window below encodes:
- the si:ch211-11n16.2 gene encoding zinc finger FYVE domain-containing protein 1 isoform X1 gives MSEMLLKEMEEISLGPVKTEETENGRSFLLVDENESLQVKNEAHFLQRLSCSAAQGVKVLSIFGNTGDGKSHTLNHVLFDGEEVFATSPSPTSCTVGIWAAYDPHLKLIVLDTEGLLGAATQQNRRMRLLLKVLAVSDVVVYRTRAERLHNDMFQFLGSASAAYLKHFTPELRALSSRCGLDVPLSSLGPAVIVFQETLRTQLLGQDGAVPGKADTMLQKRFHDLGQSTDAFSSVHYVGTQTITPPTDYSQLLQIVHQQVNNTATRAPRQPAIVFSALQALSDRFCGEISDDKISICSFFPDEYFTCPSVCLSCNVRCKNGMNHQKDGAPHMADGLCQYAHQYNNKVLICKRCYESGREVIVIPKTSASSDNQWLGLAKYAWSGYVLECASCGIIYRSRQYWMGNQDPESSVVRPEVKHVWQGTDAFQTDHQNAAQRVLDGMNYIIQSVTEYSSGPTKAVTAWLTDQVAPTYWKLNAEIIECQGCKRAFEEAERKHHCRACGEGFCQACSTHSMPVPERGWGGTPVRVCDACYRQGGAQHAGQVAQMEPQTLVARRVTEVAQSTLNMVSTAVDYPLCFVKKVARPDYWVPDHEITQCHCCTKPFTPSMSKHHCRACGQGVCRNCSTKTRPVPSRGWDHPVRVCDSCADRRDSL, from the exons ATGTCCGAAATGCTACTGAAAGAGATGGAGGAAATTTCTCTCGGGCCGGTTAAAACAGAGGAGACGGAAAACGGACGGAGTTTTCTGCTGGTGGACGAAAACGAAAGCTTGCAG GTAAAGAATGAGGCCCATTTTTTGCAGAGGCTAAGCTGCAGCGCTGCCCAAGGAGTCAAAGTGCTCTCCATCTTTGGCAATACGGGTGACGGAAAGTCCCACACTCTCAATCACGTGCTGTTTGATGGCGAGGAGGTATTTGCTACGTCTCCTTCTCCGACGTCCTGCACAGTGGGCATATGGGCCGCTTACGACCCACACCTGAAGCTGATAGTTCTGGATACGGAAGGTCTGCTTGGCGCTGCCACTCAACAGAACCGGCGGATGCGTCTGCTGCTGAAAGTTCTGGCTGTATCAGACGTGGTCGTGTACCGCACAAGGGCAGAGAGGCTGCACAACGACATGTTTCAGTTCCTCGGCAGTGCATCGGCTGCTTACCTGAAGCACTTCACCCCTGAGCTTCGAGCTCTCTCCAGCCGCTGTGGTCTGGATGTGCCTCTGTCCAGCCTTGGGCCGGCTGTTATAGTTTTCCAGGAGACGTTGCGTACTCAGCTGCTGGGCCAGG ATGGTGCTGTCCCGGGGAAAGCAGACACGATGCTGCAGAAGCGTTTCCATGACTTGGGTCAGAGCACAGACGCCTTCAGCTCTGTTCATTATGTGGGCACTCAGACCATCACTCCCCCCACAGACTACTCACAGTTACTGCAGATAGTCCATCAGCAAGTGAACAACACAGCCACGCGAGCCCCGCGCCAGCCTGCTATTGTGTTCAGTGCATTGCAG GCCTTGAGCGACAGGTTCTGTGGAGAGATCTCAGATGACAAAATCAGCATATGCTCCTTCTTTCCTGATGAATATTTCACTTGCCCCTCTGTCTGTCTCAGCTGCAA tgTTCGATGTAAAAATGGCATGAACCACCAGAAAGATGGGGCTCCTCACATGGCTGATGGACTATGCCAGTATGCCCACCAATACAACAATAAAGTTCTCATCTGCAAG AGGTGCTATGAGAGTGGAAGGGAAGTGATTGTCATCCCAAAAACGTCTGCCTCTTCAGATAATCAATGGCTTGGTCTGGCAAAGTATGCATGGTCAGG CTATGTTTTAGAGTGTGCCAGCTGTGGCATTATCTACCGGAGTAGACAGTACTGGATGGGAAACCAGGATCCAGAGAGCAGTGTGGTACGACCCGAGGTTAAGCACGTATGGCAGGGG ACTGATGCCTTCCAGACAGACCATCAGAATGCTGCTCAGCGGGTTTTGGATGGAATGAATTATATAATCCAGTCAGTGACGGAATACAGCTCAGGCCCTACCAAAGCTGTCACTGCCTGGCTCACTGACCAGGTGGCTCCAACCTACTGGAAACTCAATGCTGAAATCATT GAATGTCAAGGCTGTAAGCGAGCATTTGAGGAGGCAGAAAGGAAACACCACTGTCGGGCGTGTGGGGAGGGTTTCTGCCAGGCCTGCTCTACCCACAGCATGCCCGTACCTGAGAGGGGCTGGGGTGGCACCCCTGTGCGAGTTTGTGATGCGTGTTATCGGCAGGGAGGAGCACAGCACGCTGGACAGG TTGCCCAGATGGAACCTCAAACACTAGTCGCCCGGAGAGTGACGGAAGTAGCTCAGTCCACTCTCAATATGGTCTCCACTGCAGTGGACTACCCCCTCT GTTTTGTAAAGAAAGTTGCAAGACCAGACTATTGGGTCCCGGATCATGAGATCACCCAGTGTCACTGCTGTACTAAGCCCTTCACCCCCAGCATGTCCAAGCACCACTGCCGGGCATGTGGGCAGGGAGTGTGCAGGAACTGCTCAACTAAGACCAGACCCGTGCCCTCCCGTGGCTGGGACCACCCAGTGCGAGTGTGTGACAGCTGTGCTGACCGGAGGGATTCCCTTTGA
- the si:ch211-11n16.2 gene encoding zinc finger FYVE domain-containing protein 1 isoform X2 produces MSEMLLKEMEEISLGPVKTEETENGRSFLLVDENESLQVKNEAHFLQRLSCSAAQGVKVLSIFGNTGDGKSHTLNHVLFDGEEVFATSPSPTSCTVGIWAAYDPHLKLIVLDTEGLLGAATQQNRRMRLLLKVLAVSDVVVYRTRAERLHNDMFQFLGSASAAYLKHFTPELRALSSRCGLDVPLSSLGPAVIVFQETLRTQLLGQDGAVPGKADTMLQKRFHDLGQSTDAFSSVHYVGTQTITPPTDYSQLLQIVHQQVNNTATRAPRQPAIVFSALQALSDRFCGEISDDKISICSFFPDEYFTCPSVCLSCNVRCKNGMNHQKDGAPHMADGLCQYAHQYNNKVLICKRCYESGREVIVIPKTSASSDNQWLGLAKYACYVLECASCGIIYRSRQYWMGNQDPESSVVRPEVKHVWQGTDAFQTDHQNAAQRVLDGMNYIIQSVTEYSSGPTKAVTAWLTDQVAPTYWKLNAEIIECQGCKRAFEEAERKHHCRACGEGFCQACSTHSMPVPERGWGGTPVRVCDACYRQGGAQHAGQVAQMEPQTLVARRVTEVAQSTLNMVSTAVDYPLCFVKKVARPDYWVPDHEITQCHCCTKPFTPSMSKHHCRACGQGVCRNCSTKTRPVPSRGWDHPVRVCDSCADRRDSL; encoded by the exons ATGTCCGAAATGCTACTGAAAGAGATGGAGGAAATTTCTCTCGGGCCGGTTAAAACAGAGGAGACGGAAAACGGACGGAGTTTTCTGCTGGTGGACGAAAACGAAAGCTTGCAG GTAAAGAATGAGGCCCATTTTTTGCAGAGGCTAAGCTGCAGCGCTGCCCAAGGAGTCAAAGTGCTCTCCATCTTTGGCAATACGGGTGACGGAAAGTCCCACACTCTCAATCACGTGCTGTTTGATGGCGAGGAGGTATTTGCTACGTCTCCTTCTCCGACGTCCTGCACAGTGGGCATATGGGCCGCTTACGACCCACACCTGAAGCTGATAGTTCTGGATACGGAAGGTCTGCTTGGCGCTGCCACTCAACAGAACCGGCGGATGCGTCTGCTGCTGAAAGTTCTGGCTGTATCAGACGTGGTCGTGTACCGCACAAGGGCAGAGAGGCTGCACAACGACATGTTTCAGTTCCTCGGCAGTGCATCGGCTGCTTACCTGAAGCACTTCACCCCTGAGCTTCGAGCTCTCTCCAGCCGCTGTGGTCTGGATGTGCCTCTGTCCAGCCTTGGGCCGGCTGTTATAGTTTTCCAGGAGACGTTGCGTACTCAGCTGCTGGGCCAGG ATGGTGCTGTCCCGGGGAAAGCAGACACGATGCTGCAGAAGCGTTTCCATGACTTGGGTCAGAGCACAGACGCCTTCAGCTCTGTTCATTATGTGGGCACTCAGACCATCACTCCCCCCACAGACTACTCACAGTTACTGCAGATAGTCCATCAGCAAGTGAACAACACAGCCACGCGAGCCCCGCGCCAGCCTGCTATTGTGTTCAGTGCATTGCAG GCCTTGAGCGACAGGTTCTGTGGAGAGATCTCAGATGACAAAATCAGCATATGCTCCTTCTTTCCTGATGAATATTTCACTTGCCCCTCTGTCTGTCTCAGCTGCAA tgTTCGATGTAAAAATGGCATGAACCACCAGAAAGATGGGGCTCCTCACATGGCTGATGGACTATGCCAGTATGCCCACCAATACAACAATAAAGTTCTCATCTGCAAG AGGTGCTATGAGAGTGGAAGGGAAGTGATTGTCATCCCAAAAACGTCTGCCTCTTCAGATAATCAATGGCTTGGTCTGGCAAAGTATGCATG CTATGTTTTAGAGTGTGCCAGCTGTGGCATTATCTACCGGAGTAGACAGTACTGGATGGGAAACCAGGATCCAGAGAGCAGTGTGGTACGACCCGAGGTTAAGCACGTATGGCAGGGG ACTGATGCCTTCCAGACAGACCATCAGAATGCTGCTCAGCGGGTTTTGGATGGAATGAATTATATAATCCAGTCAGTGACGGAATACAGCTCAGGCCCTACCAAAGCTGTCACTGCCTGGCTCACTGACCAGGTGGCTCCAACCTACTGGAAACTCAATGCTGAAATCATT GAATGTCAAGGCTGTAAGCGAGCATTTGAGGAGGCAGAAAGGAAACACCACTGTCGGGCGTGTGGGGAGGGTTTCTGCCAGGCCTGCTCTACCCACAGCATGCCCGTACCTGAGAGGGGCTGGGGTGGCACCCCTGTGCGAGTTTGTGATGCGTGTTATCGGCAGGGAGGAGCACAGCACGCTGGACAGG TTGCCCAGATGGAACCTCAAACACTAGTCGCCCGGAGAGTGACGGAAGTAGCTCAGTCCACTCTCAATATGGTCTCCACTGCAGTGGACTACCCCCTCT GTTTTGTAAAGAAAGTTGCAAGACCAGACTATTGGGTCCCGGATCATGAGATCACCCAGTGTCACTGCTGTACTAAGCCCTTCACCCCCAGCATGTCCAAGCACCACTGCCGGGCATGTGGGCAGGGAGTGTGCAGGAACTGCTCAACTAAGACCAGACCCGTGCCCTCCCGTGGCTGGGACCACCCAGTGCGAGTGTGTGACAGCTGTGCTGACCGGAGGGATTCCCTTTGA